The following are from one region of the Schistocerca cancellata isolate TAMUIC-IGC-003103 chromosome 11, iqSchCanc2.1, whole genome shotgun sequence genome:
- the LOC126108745 gene encoding transmembrane protein 216-like, with protein MATFAEKMSTFVTRANMFFTKTDMCVIFFEPLLPYQILLHWNSYFMAFFVVCEIGTTALKILSLPCPPDYLYTNLLVIVFLTITETGRLYMAMKGNLGEDDFKSVICSLFLCPFSVLGTVYLLTWQVYVLRLDFIICVMALSMQSLGALCGLYTLWIMYRDAFCWY; from the coding sequence ATGGCAACATTCGCCGAAAAAATGAGTACTTTCGTAACAAGAGCTAATATGTTCTTCACGAAGACCGACATGTGTGTAATATTTTTCGAACCTCTCCTTCCATATCAAATACTTCTGCACTGGAATTCATACTTTATGGCTTTCTTTGTAGTGTGCGAAATAGGAACGACGGCGCTAAAAATTCTTTCCCTCCCGTGCCCACCAGATTATCTTTACACAAACTTGTTAGTTATAGTGTTTTTGACTATTACCGAAACAGGGAGGCTGTACATGGCAATGAAAGGAAATCTAGGGGAAGACGATTTTAAGTCAGTTATTTGTTCGTTATTTTTGTGTCCATTTTCTGTTCTTGGAACAGTTTATTTGTTAACATGGCAAGTTTATGTTTTGAGACTAGATTTTATAATATGCGTCATGGCACTCTCAATGCAATCTCTTGGAGCTTTGTGTGGTTTGTATACGCTTTGGATAATGTACAGAGACGCTTTCTGCTGGTACTGA